Proteins encoded by one window of Synechococcus sp. WH 7805:
- the ruvB gene encoding Holliday junction branch migration DNA helicase RuvB, producing the protein MAIVSSNAASQRPRPDRVPDRVVDGARQEGDDVDLARAGVKEDSLRPKRLADYIGQRELKQVLGIAVQAAIGRGEALDHVLLYGPPGLGKTTMAMVLAEELGVTCRITSAPALERPRDIVGLLVNLQPKDLLFIDEIHRLSRVAEELLYPAMEDRRLDLTVGKGSTARTRALDLPPFTLVGATTRAGALSSPLRDRFGLIQRLEFYGLEDLQAIVERAAGLLNLELSEAACTEIARRCRGTPRIANRLLRRVRDVACVRACEGCIDQHLVDEALTLHRVDGRGLDASDRRLMELLLQSHGGGPAGLDTLAAALGEDPSTLESVVEPYLLQLGFLQRTPRGRVVTAAGRGHLGWPEGQEQVA; encoded by the coding sequence ATGGCGATCGTTTCCTCTAACGCCGCATCTCAGCGTCCGCGGCCGGATCGCGTCCCGGATCGGGTGGTGGATGGGGCCCGTCAGGAGGGGGATGACGTCGATCTCGCACGGGCTGGTGTCAAGGAGGACAGCCTGCGGCCCAAGCGGCTTGCGGATTACATCGGCCAGCGAGAACTGAAGCAGGTGCTGGGCATCGCTGTTCAGGCGGCCATCGGCCGCGGCGAGGCCCTCGATCACGTGCTGCTCTACGGCCCCCCTGGCCTGGGCAAAACCACCATGGCCATGGTGCTCGCCGAAGAGCTGGGCGTGACCTGCAGGATCACCAGTGCGCCTGCGTTGGAGCGTCCCCGCGACATCGTGGGGCTGCTGGTGAACCTGCAGCCCAAGGATCTGTTGTTCATCGATGAGATTCACAGGCTGAGCCGGGTGGCCGAAGAGCTGCTCTATCCGGCCATGGAAGACCGCCGCCTGGATCTCACCGTGGGCAAGGGCAGCACAGCGCGCACCCGAGCCCTCGATCTGCCTCCCTTCACGCTCGTGGGGGCCACCACCCGGGCTGGTGCTCTGAGCTCGCCGTTGCGCGATCGCTTCGGGTTGATTCAACGGCTCGAGTTTTACGGCCTGGAGGATCTGCAGGCCATCGTGGAACGGGCCGCTGGACTGCTAAATCTCGAACTCAGTGAGGCGGCCTGCACGGAGATTGCCCGCCGCTGCCGGGGCACCCCCCGAATCGCCAACCGTCTGCTGCGCCGGGTGCGCGACGTGGCCTGCGTGCGGGCCTGCGAGGGCTGCATCGATCAACACCTCGTGGATGAAGCCCTCACCCTGCATCGCGTTGATGGCCGGGGATTGGATGCCAGTGATCGCCGCTTGATGGAACTTCTGCTGCAGTCCCATGGCGGTGGTCCCGCCGGCCTCGACACCCTGGCGGCCGCCTTGGGTGAGGACCCGTCCACCCTGGAGTCGGTGGTGGAGCCGTACCTGCTGCAGCTCGGTTTTCTGCAGCGCACCCCCCGGGGCCGGGTGGTGACCGCTGCGGGTCGGGGTCATCTCGGTTGGCCAGAGGGTCAGGAGCAGGTGGCATGA
- the smpB gene encoding SsrA-binding protein SmpB: MAKGGGKKSAAAARAAANRLLADNRLARHQYDILETLETGIELVGTEVKSIRAGQANLRDGFCLIRNGELQLHNVHISPHTHASGYFNHDPLRVRRLLAHRREIDKLRGQLDQKGLTLIPLNLHLQGSWIKLTLGLGKGRKLHDKRAAEKDKQIKKETRAALSRY, translated from the coding sequence ATGGCCAAAGGAGGAGGCAAGAAGAGTGCCGCTGCAGCGCGCGCCGCAGCCAACCGGCTGCTGGCGGATAACCGCCTAGCCCGGCATCAGTACGACATCCTCGAAACACTGGAAACCGGCATCGAACTGGTGGGCACCGAGGTGAAATCAATCCGGGCCGGGCAGGCCAACCTGCGCGACGGGTTCTGCCTGATCCGCAATGGAGAGCTGCAGCTGCACAATGTGCACATCTCCCCCCACACCCATGCCAGCGGGTACTTCAACCACGACCCACTGCGGGTGAGGCGCCTGCTGGCGCACCGGCGGGAGATCGACAAACTGCGCGGCCAGCTGGACCAGAAAGGACTGACGCTGATTCCCCTTAATCTGCATCTGCAGGGTTCCTGGATCAAACTCACCCTGGGCTTGGGCAAAGGACGCAAGCTCCACGACAAGCGTGCCGCAGAAAAAGACAAGCAAATCAAAAAAGAGACCCGAGCAGCACTGTCGCGTTACTGA
- a CDS encoding tetratricopeptide repeat protein has product MTRLRHCLTLLVLLALLLLPGPVMAAGDPEAGDLPRLFDRALSLSRQGDPEAALPLWDEVLEMAPRDAAAWSNRGNIRLMLGDPEGAIADQTRSIALAPEDADPHLNRGTAEEALQRWPEAAADYDWILQRDPLDASALYNLGNVRGSEGDWAQAQRLYRQAADARPGFAMARSSDALALYQLEDLPEAERQLRNLIRRYPLFADARAALSALLWREGSRGEAESHWAAAAGLDPSYRDSAWLAQVRRWPPTPIADLERFLALEVS; this is encoded by the coding sequence ATGACGCGATTGCGCCATTGTTTGACCTTGCTGGTGCTGCTCGCCTTGCTGCTTCTGCCCGGGCCGGTGATGGCGGCAGGCGATCCTGAGGCCGGAGACTTGCCGCGTCTGTTCGATCGGGCCTTGAGCCTGAGCCGCCAGGGCGATCCGGAGGCGGCGCTGCCCCTCTGGGATGAAGTGCTGGAGATGGCGCCGCGGGATGCTGCTGCCTGGAGCAACCGCGGCAACATCCGCTTGATGCTGGGGGATCCTGAGGGTGCGATTGCCGATCAGACCCGCTCGATCGCCCTGGCACCGGAGGATGCCGATCCCCACCTCAATCGCGGCACTGCTGAGGAAGCCTTGCAGCGATGGCCTGAGGCCGCGGCTGATTACGACTGGATCCTCCAGCGCGATCCCCTCGATGCCTCGGCCCTTTACAACCTCGGAAATGTGCGTGGGTCTGAGGGCGACTGGGCCCAAGCCCAGCGTCTGTATCGCCAGGCCGCCGATGCCCGTCCAGGCTTCGCCATGGCCCGCTCCAGCGATGCTCTGGCCCTCTATCAGCTCGAAGATCTTCCTGAAGCCGAACGTCAGCTGCGCAACCTCATCCGCCGCTATCCCTTGTTCGCTGATGCCCGCGCCGCACTCAGCGCACTGCTCTGGCGCGAAGGCTCTCGTGGTGAAGCCGAAAGCCATTGGGCCGCGGCTGCCGGACTGGATCCCAGTTACCGGGATTCCGCCTGGCTTGCGCAGGTGCGGCGCTGGCCGCCGACGCCGATCGCTGATCTCGAGCGCTTTCTCGCCCTGGAGGTGTCATGA